One genomic segment of Actinoplanes ianthinogenes includes these proteins:
- a CDS encoding cellulase family glycosylhydrolase, producing the protein MSIRNRATALASTILASSLLFGSVLAASPARADDGTAVEAVAPTLASRLAAVKVAKTINYYPSNAGWSAMWTGFDPVAIDADLAKAAALGADNVRVIVFPDAFGYPAPKVEYTEKLRKFVSIADSYGMTVKFTLFDWWAGYSDAARSIAWAKAILDPYKDDPRVLAVELKNEFQPSDADAVTWVRQVIPAVRAAAPAMPLTLSVDGGTGATGMASIKAALVSTPLDYYDFHFYGNSERSLAEIRKAQSAVSPAPIVIGETGVSSGATSEGEQALYLARVFRAATEAGVGSVAPWTLNDFSDGAIPSNSTVSTIPAQYTFGLYHADGSAKLAASVVRTAWTTGTMPNTFLNLGFESADVDSPWKQNLPQAGAGVVTSEMPRLGSRSLKFTGTTRTSAGLPSMRVAPITPVQPGYKWRAEAFARGFNATGITEISLSWFDANGKWISESTSNRLPVGNTTWTKLVVDTVAPAGAAAVQLHLKNADNSGTVYFDDVAIS; encoded by the coding sequence ATGAGCATCCGGAACCGCGCGACCGCCCTGGCGTCCACGATTCTTGCTTCCTCTCTCCTGTTCGGCTCGGTGCTCGCCGCCTCCCCGGCTCGGGCGGACGACGGCACCGCGGTCGAGGCCGTCGCGCCGACCCTGGCGAGCCGGCTGGCCGCGGTGAAGGTCGCCAAGACGATCAACTACTACCCGTCGAACGCCGGCTGGTCGGCGATGTGGACCGGCTTCGACCCGGTCGCGATCGACGCGGACCTGGCCAAGGCCGCCGCGCTCGGCGCCGACAACGTGCGGGTCATCGTCTTCCCGGACGCGTTCGGCTACCCGGCCCCGAAGGTCGAGTACACCGAGAAGCTGCGCAAGTTCGTCAGCATCGCCGACTCCTACGGGATGACCGTGAAGTTCACCCTCTTCGACTGGTGGGCCGGTTACAGCGACGCGGCCCGCAGCATCGCGTGGGCCAAGGCGATCCTCGACCCCTACAAGGACGACCCGCGGGTGCTCGCGGTCGAGCTGAAGAACGAGTTCCAGCCGTCCGACGCCGACGCGGTCACCTGGGTCCGCCAGGTCATCCCGGCCGTCCGCGCCGCCGCCCCGGCCATGCCGCTGACCCTGTCGGTCGACGGCGGCACCGGCGCCACAGGCATGGCGAGCATCAAGGCCGCGCTGGTCAGCACGCCGCTCGACTACTACGACTTCCACTTCTACGGCAACTCGGAGCGCTCGCTGGCCGAGATCCGCAAGGCACAGTCCGCGGTCTCCCCGGCCCCGATCGTGATCGGCGAGACCGGCGTCAGCAGCGGCGCCACCAGCGAGGGCGAGCAGGCGCTGTACCTGGCCCGGGTGTTCCGCGCGGCGACCGAGGCCGGCGTGGGCTCGGTGGCTCCGTGGACGCTGAACGACTTCTCGGACGGCGCGATCCCGTCGAACTCGACCGTCTCGACGATCCCGGCGCAGTACACCTTCGGCCTGTACCACGCGGACGGCTCGGCCAAGCTGGCCGCCTCCGTGGTCCGCACCGCCTGGACCACCGGCACCATGCCGAACACCTTCCTGAACCTCGGCTTCGAGTCCGCCGACGTCGACTCGCCGTGGAAGCAGAACCTCCCGCAGGCCGGCGCCGGCGTGGTGACCAGCGAGATGCCGCGTCTCGGGTCGCGGTCCCTCAAGTTCACCGGCACCACCCGGACCAGCGCGGGCCTGCCCTCGATGCGCGTCGCCCCGATCACGCCGGTGCAGCCGGGCTACAAGTGGCGGGCCGAGGCGTTCGCCCGCGGGTTCAACGCGACCGGGATCACCGAGATCTCGCTGAGCTGGTTCGACGCCAACGGCAAGTGGATCAGCGAGAGCACCTCCAACCGGCTGCCGGTCGGTAACACCACCTGGACCAAGCTCGTTGTGGACACCGTGGCTCCGGCCGGTGCGGCCGCGGTCCAGCTGCACCTGAAGAACGCGGACAACAGCGGCACCGTCTACTTCGACGACGTCGCGATCTCCTGA